A stretch of Metabacillus sp. FJAT-52054 DNA encodes these proteins:
- the crtI gene encoding phytoene desaturase family protein: MKKAVVIGAGLGGLSAAITLASEGWDVTVAEKNSHPGGKMMPVKLGSFHFDFGPNTITMPQVFEEVFHKAGKKMQDYLEMVKLQKHTVNYFPDGNVFFLSSDKATMKQQLRNLDPKGYRNYDRFISEITRLYGLSEKHFFPRMFKSVLDYTSPSLSYAFMRVRPLETMDHFFRKYFGNEQVIQAFNRYATYIGSSPYQSPATFAMIAYLELVQGVFYIKGGNTKIAEAFYELAKEMGVQFMMNTKVQELQISNKRINTVLLENGQELTADEVILNADLLKSFPELVAESERPHFTDKKRNGYSPSISAFVILAGIEGKIDKLAHHSVFFSKNYRKEFDELFKNQNYSEDPTIYISNSSFSDPSQADAGSNLFILVNAPPLNQDGRLQISPQDYKSLIYEKLEQAGVSLSGKIMEEQLFTPLDIQDRFGAYRGALYGISANKKWDAFMRPGNFPADIQNLSFAGGSTHPGGGSPMVTISGMNVAEEIAKRESKRR; encoded by the coding sequence ATGAAAAAAGCCGTAGTGATCGGAGCGGGCCTTGGCGGTCTTTCTGCAGCCATTACCCTTGCCAGTGAAGGCTGGGACGTTACCGTTGCCGAAAAAAACAGTCATCCGGGCGGAAAAATGATGCCTGTGAAACTCGGATCCTTCCACTTTGATTTTGGACCAAATACAATAACAATGCCTCAGGTTTTTGAAGAGGTTTTTCATAAGGCCGGCAAAAAAATGCAAGATTACTTGGAAATGGTGAAGCTGCAAAAACATACGGTAAATTATTTTCCGGATGGGAACGTCTTTTTCCTCAGCAGTGACAAAGCGACTATGAAGCAGCAGCTCCGGAATCTGGATCCAAAGGGATACAGGAATTACGACCGGTTCATTTCTGAGATTACAAGATTATACGGACTGTCAGAAAAACACTTTTTCCCCAGAATGTTTAAAAGTGTGCTGGATTACACCTCACCAAGCCTCAGCTATGCATTCATGCGCGTCCGCCCTCTTGAAACGATGGACCATTTTTTCAGAAAATACTTTGGCAATGAACAGGTCATTCAGGCATTTAACAGGTATGCGACCTATATCGGTTCATCGCCCTATCAATCTCCGGCAACGTTTGCGATGATTGCTTATCTGGAGCTCGTGCAGGGAGTATTTTACATTAAAGGCGGAAATACAAAGATTGCAGAAGCTTTTTATGAATTGGCCAAGGAAATGGGTGTCCAATTCATGATGAATACAAAGGTTCAGGAGCTGCAGATTTCGAATAAACGCATTAATACGGTACTGCTTGAAAACGGCCAGGAGCTGACAGCTGATGAGGTTATCTTGAATGCGGATCTGCTTAAGTCCTTTCCTGAGCTGGTGGCCGAATCGGAAAGGCCTCATTTTACCGATAAAAAACGAAATGGATATTCGCCTTCCATTTCAGCGTTTGTCATCCTTGCTGGAATAGAAGGAAAAATAGACAAACTCGCTCATCACAGCGTCTTTTTTTCAAAAAACTACAGGAAAGAATTTGATGAGCTTTTCAAAAATCAGAACTACAGTGAGGATCCAACTATCTATATAAGCAATTCCTCCTTCTCAGATCCATCACAGGCTGATGCTGGAAGCAATCTATTTATCCTTGTAAACGCACCTCCGCTCAACCAGGATGGCAGGCTGCAGATTTCACCTCAGGATTATAAGTCTCTGATTTATGAAAAATTGGAGCAGGCCGGCGTTTCACTTTCCGGCAAAATAATGGAGGAACAGCTTTTCACACCTCTCGATATTCAGGACCGGTTCGGCGCCTACCGCGGTGCTTTATACGGCATTTCCGCCAATAAGAAGTGGGATGCCTTTATGAGGCCGGGAAACTTCCCTGCTGATATTCAAAACCTTTCGTTTGCAGGAGGAAGTACTCATCCGGGAGGCGGTTCACCGATGGTAACGATAAGCGGTATGAACGTGGCTGAAGAGATTGCAAAGAGAGAATCCAAGAGGCGGTAA
- a CDS encoding MFS transporter, producing MKNTGRLLAISICEGLVFAYVIERLFAESRGLSVLDMQNLIVFYAVISALLEIPCGALADIWKKKYVLAAGLFICYFEFVASIFAYDLFGFSLAYLAAAIGGSLKSGVMESILYMSLKEYGRVEEYVKWNGRYQFTGNAVLGFSGIAGGYLAYYTSYEITYWLSLISFPLCIYYALTLDEPKNERADEKPIRKDIWIQLTAGIAYTLKNRHLLVILFVSGISGTVLHSELYEMSMLVYPEIGISVIYFGYISFAITGSSAAANLLANAYEKHGFGLKPAFAAAALAVFLFGFVEHWSAVLFVMAAISILELASPILSGMLQSRAADEFRVTISSIDAFVCNILSVAIGLGFGYAAEFYGVGIAFQLLSVTLLLLLIFKVEPETS from the coding sequence ATGAAAAATACGGGGAGACTGCTCGCAATTTCGATTTGCGAGGGACTGGTTTTTGCCTATGTAATTGAGCGGCTTTTTGCCGAATCGCGGGGATTATCCGTTCTGGACATGCAAAACCTAATTGTATTTTACGCGGTAATCAGTGCATTGCTGGAAATACCGTGCGGAGCTTTAGCAGATATTTGGAAAAAGAAGTATGTGCTCGCAGCCGGTCTTTTTATCTGCTATTTCGAGTTTGTGGCTTCTATTTTTGCATATGATCTATTCGGGTTCAGCTTAGCTTACTTAGCAGCTGCAATTGGCGGTTCTCTAAAGTCAGGGGTCATGGAGTCTATTCTTTACATGTCATTGAAGGAATATGGCAGGGTAGAGGAGTATGTGAAGTGGAACGGCCGCTATCAATTTACAGGAAACGCTGTTCTTGGGTTTTCGGGAATAGCTGGAGGATACTTAGCTTATTATACATCGTATGAAATAACCTACTGGCTGTCTCTGATCAGCTTTCCGCTTTGTATCTATTATGCGCTCACTTTGGATGAACCCAAAAATGAGAGGGCAGATGAAAAACCAATCCGCAAAGATATTTGGATTCAACTTACAGCCGGGATCGCCTATACGTTAAAAAACAGGCACCTGCTGGTGATTCTGTTTGTCAGTGGTATTTCTGGCACTGTACTGCACAGTGAGCTTTATGAAATGAGCATGCTTGTCTATCCGGAGATCGGCATTTCGGTTATTTATTTCGGGTACATCAGTTTTGCTATTACCGGCTCAAGTGCAGCGGCTAATCTGCTGGCTAATGCCTATGAAAAACATGGATTTGGATTGAAACCAGCTTTTGCTGCTGCGGCTCTCGCTGTATTCCTTTTTGGATTTGTAGAGCATTGGAGTGCCGTCCTGTTTGTTATGGCAGCAATTTCAATATTGGAATTGGCAAGCCCTATTCTATCCGGGATGCTTCAGAGCCGCGCAGCGGATGAGTTCAGGGTGACCATTTCGTCCATAGATGCATTTGTGTGCAATATCCTGAGCGTAGCAATCGGACTGGGGTTTGGCTATGCAGCGGAGTTCTATGGTGTTGGGATTGCTTTTCAGCTTTTATCTGTCACTTTGCTTTTGCTGCTCATTTTTAAGGTTGAACCTGAAACCAGCTGA
- a CDS encoding phytoene/squalene synthase family protein codes for MEKLKAAYAQCEELIKIHSKSFHKAFSLLPAEKKKAVWAVYAFCRTVDDIVDEGAEPEKELLAFEEDFKRFLNGNHDRSHYIWLALEDTFSRFDMDEEAFWDMIKGQRMDLTKTRYETLEEVFQYSYHVASTVGLMILPILAPRKKSTLRNGAIALGIAMQLTNILRDIGEDLDRDRIYLPKEVLDQFGYTKAELESGVINESFISVWEYLAFEAEAYYEEAMDTIDEYPLHSRTPVKAAAFFYKAILNKVRSNNYRVFGERNYVTQDEKISILSQM; via the coding sequence GTGGAAAAGCTGAAAGCAGCATACGCACAATGTGAAGAACTTATAAAGATTCATTCCAAATCCTTTCATAAGGCATTTTCTCTTCTCCCGGCAGAAAAGAAAAAAGCGGTCTGGGCCGTTTATGCCTTTTGCCGGACAGTGGATGACATTGTTGACGAGGGAGCGGAGCCCGAAAAAGAACTTCTTGCCTTTGAAGAAGATTTTAAACGCTTTTTAAATGGCAACCATGACCGCAGCCACTACATATGGCTCGCTCTCGAAGATACGTTCAGCCGTTTTGATATGGACGAAGAAGCATTCTGGGACATGATCAAAGGACAGCGGATGGATTTAACGAAGACACGATATGAAACATTAGAGGAAGTATTTCAATATTCCTACCATGTAGCGAGTACAGTCGGTCTCATGATTTTGCCGATTCTTGCCCCAAGAAAAAAGAGCACGCTTCGGAATGGTGCGATTGCTCTTGGGATCGCGATGCAGCTGACCAATATACTAAGGGATATCGGAGAAGACCTGGATCGTGACCGGATTTATCTCCCGAAGGAAGTGCTGGACCAGTTTGGCTATACGAAAGCTGAATTGGAGTCCGGTGTCATTAATGAATCCTTCATATCTGTATGGGAGTATCTTGCGTTTGAAGCGGAAGCCTATTATGAGGAGGCAATGGACACAATTGATGAGTATCCTCTTCATTCCAGAACACCGGTTAAAGCAGCTGCTTTCTTCTATAAAGCGATCCTGAACAAGGTGCGCAGCAATAACTACAGGGTGTTCGGAGAGCGCAACTACGTTACACAGGATGAGAAAATCTCTATATTGTCACAAATGTAA